The Pirellulales bacterium genome contains a region encoding:
- the hisI gene encoding phosphoribosyl-AMP cyclohydrolase, producing MNSVSPIPDFSKGDGLVPAIVQDDGTGEVLMLAWMNSESYAETLATGRAVYYSRSRRRLWRKGEESGHVQQVQAIYVDCDADTILLKVRQTGPACHEGYRSCFFRKLTPSGAEIVAKRIVDPATVYRQHSAG from the coding sequence ATGAATTCCGTCTCGCCGATCCCCGATTTTTCCAAAGGCGATGGTCTCGTCCCTGCGATTGTACAAGACGATGGCACTGGCGAAGTTTTGATGCTCGCTTGGATGAACTCCGAAAGCTACGCAGAGACGCTCGCCACCGGCCGGGCAGTGTATTACAGTCGGTCTCGCCGTCGGTTATGGCGCAAGGGGGAAGAAAGCGGGCACGTGCAGCAGGTTCAAGCAATTTACGTGGATTGCGACGCCGACACTATCTTGCTCAAGGTCCGGCAAACGGGCCCAGCATGCCACGAAGGCTACCGCAGTTGCTTTTTCCGTAAACTCACCCCAAGCGGGGCGGAAATCGTGGCCAAGCGGATCGTCGATCCGGCGACCGTCTATCGGCAACATTCGGCAGGATAG
- the deoC gene encoding deoxyribose-phosphate aldolase, which translates to MPQSLAKLIDFAMLHPTLTDAELRAGCERAKRLGVASVCIKPYAVKLAAEALRGSGVAVGTVIGFPHGSNPTEIKAAEAAWACEQGATELDMVVNVGKVIGEDWEYVEREIRAIVAAARARQAIVKVIFENDFLPSDTLKIKLCEICAKAGVDFVKTSTGFGFVKQPSGDYNYRGATEHDIGLMRKHLPPNIGIKASGGVRTTADGLRMQELGCTRLGTSSPESIVLQ; encoded by the coding sequence ATGCCGCAATCGCTCGCCAAACTCATCGATTTTGCCATGCTTCATCCGACCTTGACCGACGCCGAACTGCGCGCCGGCTGCGAACGGGCCAAGCGGCTCGGCGTGGCGAGCGTCTGCATCAAGCCGTATGCCGTGAAGCTTGCCGCCGAGGCCCTGCGCGGATCCGGCGTCGCGGTCGGCACGGTGATCGGCTTTCCGCACGGCAGCAATCCGACTGAAATCAAGGCTGCGGAAGCAGCCTGGGCCTGCGAACAAGGGGCGACCGAACTCGACATGGTGGTCAACGTCGGCAAGGTGATCGGCGAAGATTGGGAATATGTCGAGAGAGAGATTCGGGCGATTGTCGCCGCGGCCCGTGCACGCCAGGCAATCGTCAAAGTAATTTTCGAGAACGATTTTTTGCCAAGTGATACGCTGAAAATCAAGCTGTGCGAAATCTGCGCCAAAGCCGGCGTCGATTTTGTGAAAACCTCCACGGGCTTCGGCTTCGTGAAGCAGCCCAGCGGCGACTACAACTATCGGGGTGCCACGGAACACGACATCGGACTGATGAGAAAGCACCTGCCGCCAAATATTGGCATTAAAGCCTCCGGAGGGGTGCGAACGACAGCCGACGGCCTGCGAATGCAGGAACTCGGCTGCACGCGGTTGGGAACCAGCTCGCCGGAATCGATCGTACTCCAATGA
- a CDS encoding tyrosine-type recombinase/integrase yields the protein MRHSFASHTFRHPFATHLLADGDDIRTVQELLGQSDVRTTMIYTHVLNRGGRGIRSPVDVLARRAIG from the coding sequence TTGCGACACAGTTTCGCCAGTCACACGTTTCGGCATCCATTCGCCACGCACTTGCTGGCCGACGGCGACGACATTCGTACCGTGCAGGAACTGCTGGGCCAAAGCGACGTTCGCACGACGATGATTTACACGCATGTTTTGAACCGCGGTGGGCGTGGCATTCGTAGCCCAGTTGATGTTTTGGCCCGTCGGGCGATTGGATGA